The following proteins are encoded in a genomic region of Coffea eugenioides isolate CCC68of chromosome 6, Ceug_1.0, whole genome shotgun sequence:
- the LOC113776130 gene encoding uncharacterized protein LOC113776130, protein MAAKIQGMKLKNVVGDDDGSDGAADDLGGLSLEKLKLGPSKKLLVLCLGGLLAHRVHKRHSASVQGRRPDLVYGNFLVFKRPFCGEFLNFCFQRFEVGLWSSARERNMDYVLRFIMDDSVRRKVAFVWDQEECIDSGFRSLHKKQKPLFLKDLNKVWENKDRSLPWPSGKYSSSNTLLIDDEPCKALLNPPHTSIFPHPYKSDNCKDTFLGPKGELQVFLDGLADADEVPSYVKEHALGQPAITALHPDWGYSESVVRHFQRTKAALDR, encoded by the exons ATGGCAGCAAAAATCCAAGGCATGAAGCTGAAGAATGTTGTTGGGGATGACGACGGCAGCGACGGTGCAGCAGATGACTTAGGTGGCCTTTCCTTGGAGAAATTGAAGCTTGGTCCCAGTAAAAAACTCCTAGTACTGTGTCTGGGCGGCTTGTTGGCGCACAGGGTGCACAAGCGCCACTCGGCCTCGGTCCAAGGCCGCCGTCCGGATCTTGTTTACGGCAACTTTCTGG TATTCAAGAGGCCATTTTGTGGTGAATTCCTCAATTTCTGTTTCCAGCGATTTGAAGTGGGATTATGGTCTTCAGCCAGGGA ACGAAATATGGATTATGTTCTGAGATTCATCATGGATGATAGTGTGAGACGCAAGGTTGCCTTTGTGTGG GATCAGGAAGAATGCATAGACTCTGGATTTCGGAGCTTGCATAAAAAGCAGAAGCCCTTATTCTTGAAGGACCTGAATAAAGTTTGGGAAAACAAAGACCGGAGTCTCCCTTGGCCGAGTGGCAAATATTCATCATCCAACACATTGCTCATTGATGACGAGCCCTGCAAGGCCCTCCTGAATCCT CCTCATACATCAATTTTCCCTCATCCGTACAAGTCAGACAACTGCAAGGATACATTTTTAG GTCCCAAAGGCGAATTGCAGGTCTTCTTAGATGGCCTTGCCGATGCTGATGAAGTTCCTTCTTATGTGAAAGAACATGCGCTTGGGCAGCCTGCAATAACCGCCTTACATCCTGATTGGGGCTACTCTGAAAGCGTCGTTCGGCATTTTCAGAGGACAAAGGCAGCTTTAGACAGATAG
- the LOC113775503 gene encoding AT-hook motif nuclear-localized protein 7-like — MDLEEKESTESGSPGKTESSPPVSGGGEGMVLPVVMNMAVTMSMENSLGVSAATMEGGGGGGGSAEPGGGVVVGSGGVSSRSGDLGLLSGSRGKKKRGRPRKYDSEGNLRLPYMATPTNPPGFTLTSPTSPPHFSSSSSKRGRGRPPGSGNWQLLASLGELFASTAGGDFTPHVVNVYTGEDVAGKILSFAQKGPRGLCVLSANGTVSNVTIRQPGSSGGILTYEGRFEILTLTGSFTISENGGIKSRSGGLSVSLAGPDGRVIGGGVAGLLLAASPTQIVVGSFMPNGYKTHRRKHNSEPRTATAVHGALDAVMSAKPVSQAPPESNILHAPTFNLSVETNGELENSTSNADNPNSTSTDNADWNVSDPTPDQRSTPDINVSVTFEHQ; from the exons ATGGACTtggaagaaaaagagagcacTGAATCCGGGTCACCCGGGAAAACTGAGTCATCCCCGCCGGTGAGCGGTGGTGGCGAAGGGATGGTGTTGCCAGTGGTGATGAACATGGCCGTGACCATGAGCATGGAGAACAGCCTTGGTGTGAGTGCAGCCACCAtggaaggaggaggaggaggaggaggtagTGCTGAACCTGGTGGTGGGGTGGTGGTGGGGAGTGGTGGTGTGAGTAGCAGGAGTGGTGATCTGGGGTTGCTCAGTGGGTCCAGGggtaaaaagaaaagaggaaggcCAAGGAAGTATGACTCAGAAGGAAACTTGCGACTTCCATATATGGCTACGCCTACAAACCCACCTGGCTTTACTTTGACATCACCAACTTCTCCTCctcatttttcctcttcttcatcGAAAAGGGGCCGTGGTAGGCCTCCTGGTTCTGGCAACTGGCAACTTCTTGCTTCTTTGg GTGAACTCTTTGCAAGCACAGCAGGTGGGGATTTTACACCTCATGTGGTGAATGTCTATACAGGAGAG GATGTTGCAGGAAAGATCCTTTCATTTGCACAAAAGGGACCCCGGGGTTTATGCGTTCTTTCTGCAAATGGGACTGTTTCCAATGTTACAATTCGCCAGCCTGGTTCTTCTGGGGGTATCTTGACATACGAG GGCCGCTTTGAGATTTTGACGTTAACCGgatcattcacaatttcagaaaATGGAGGCATCAAAAGCCGATCAGGTGGATTAAGTGTTTCACTAGCTGGTCCTGATGGGCGCGTGATTGGTGGTGGAGTCGCTGGTTTGCTTTTGGCTGCCAGCCCAACCCAA ATTGTGGTTGGAAGCTTCATGCCTAATGGTTATAAAACGCATAGAAGGAAGCACAATtctgaacccagaacagcaactgCTGTGCATGGTGCTTTGGATGCTGTAATGTCAGCTAAACCAGTATCTCAAGCACCACCGGAGAGCAACATTTTGCATGCCCCAACATTTAACTTGTCAGTAGAAACTAATGGGGAACTGGAGAACAGCACAAGCAATGCGGATAATCCAAATTCGACCTCCACTGACAATGCTGATTGGAATGTTTCAGATCCCACACCAGATCAGAGGTCAACTCCTGATATAAATGTGTCTGTGACATTTGAGCACCAATGA
- the LOC113775965 gene encoding uncharacterized protein LOC113775965 has protein sequence MWDVWQGCGFAWKEMYRPYLSPSKQVFDDPVEIGLNWCGWEYRLKKMERKVKKMERFVAVTSQLQQELDVLAEHEQTLKRMRANPESSQVKLLEFQQKVMCQRQEVKNLREVSPWVRTYDYTVRLLLRSIFTIVARIKFVCGINQWGAVEKIYGSIQISKIRLVRSNSISDSTQYAVHLSENNLFGINSRELGRSCSNLGMAGEKDRSNSRKLNAWHNRSIFGGKKQQKKTIRFAHIGPFHGCMTGSDSPALKNFMASSSNILRSDCASHEGIEMVKNSKIWPVSHCSINFKHKQLNVPPSTLGYAALALHYANIIILIERLVSSPHLISMDARDDLYNMLPTSIRTSLRAKLKVFTKSSASSVYDAVLAAEWRSTLSRILDWLSQLAHNTIKWYSERNFEKQDMTSGTNVLLVQTLYFADQAKTEATIAELLMGLNYLSRFYKQLHEQPFLDSSCKRACDVYVFDTKYFPKHDQSHNVDVAQTS, from the coding sequence ATGTGGGATGTGTGGCAAGGCTGTGGTTTTGCTTGGAAAGAGATGTACAGACCCTACCTATCACCATCTAAACAAGTGTTTGATGACCCTGTTGAGATTGGTCTTAATTGGTGTGGATGGGAGTATAGGCTCAAGAAGATGGAGAGGAAGGTGAAGAAGATGGAAAGATTTGTTGCGGTCACTTCACAGCTGCAGCAAGAACTCGATGTGCTGGCAGAGCACGAGCAAACCTTGAAGCGGATGCGGGCTAATCCGGAATCAAGCCAAGTGAAATTGCTCGAATTTCAGCAGAAGGTTATGTGTCAACGTCAGGAAGTGAAGAATCTCCGCGAGGTGTCACCCTGGGTTCGTACATATGACTACACTGTCAGGCTTTTGCTTAGATCCATTTTTACAATTGTTGCCAGGATCAAATTTGTGTGTGGGATTAACCAGTGGGGAGCTGTTGAGAAAATTTATGGTTCTATACAAATTAGTAAGATACGTCTTGTTCGGAGCAATTCCATATCTGACTCAACGCAATATGCTGTTCATTTATCTGAGAATAATTTGTTTGGGATCAATTCACGTGAGTTAGGGAGATCTTGTTCAAATTTGGGCATGGCCGGTGAGAAGGACAGATCAAACTCCAGAAAATTGAATGCCTGGCACAATAGATCTATTTTTGGTGGAAAGAAGCAGCAGAAAAAAACCATACGATTTGCTCACATTGGCCCTTTTCACGGATGCATGACTGGAAGTGATTCACCTGCTCTAAAAAATTTTATGGCTTCCAGCAGCAACATTTTAAGGTCAGATTGTGCATCCCATGAAGGCATTGAAATGGTGAAAAACTCCAAGATTTGGCCTGTATCACACTGTAGCATAAACTTCAAGCATAAACAGTTGAATGTACCCCCATCTACTCTTGGTTATGCTGCTTTGGCTCTCCATTATGCAAATATCATCATATTGATAGAGAGGCTAGTATCATCACCTCACCTGATCAGCATGGATGCTAGAGATGACCTATACAACATGTTGCCTACAAGCATTAGAACCTCTTTGAGAGCAAAGTTAAAAGTGTTCACCAAAAGTTCTGCTTCATCTGTTTATGATGCTGTCCTTGCAGCAGAGTGGAGATCAACGTTGTCAAGGATATTGGATTGGCTGTCTCAACTCGCTCACAACACAATAAAATGGTATTCTGAGCGGAACTTTGAGAAGCAGGACATGACTTCTGGGACAAATGTGCTTTTAGTCCAGACCCTTTACTTTGCAGATCAAGCCAAGACAGAAGCGACAATTGCAGAACTTCTCATGGGCTTAAATTACCTTTCAAGGTTCTATAAGCAACTACATGAACAACCTTTCCTGGATTCTTCATGCAAAAGGGCTTGTGATGTTTATGTATTTGACACAAAATACTTCCCAAAGCATGATCAATCACACAACGTAGATGTAGCTCAAACCTCTTGA
- the LOC113774682 gene encoding cytochrome P450 76A1-like yields MESRTLKSLLVNPVGVAVSSGLLLVVLFAFSLIKRRLGSPDKRRPPGPPGWPIFGNMFDLGELPHQTMYRWKNKYGPVMWLQLGSINTMVVQNATAAAELFKKHDVPFADRKVPDTLTAFDFNQGTLGMNTFGGHWRVLRRLCSTEFLVNKRMNETTDLRNRLERNMVAWIEDEHRTSKAQGGDGNVQLSRLLFLLAFNLMGNLMLSKDLLDNRNPESREFFESMNEILSLAGTPNISDFLPFLKKLDPLGMKRRMIAHMTRTFRISSRFVQERLDNRKAGKFNEKKDFLDVLLEYQGDGKDGPATFSEKHINDVIMEMFFAGSETTSISIEWGFAELLRHPHAFQKLREEIDRVVGVDRLVQESDMENLPYLQAVVKETFRLHPALPLLLPRNTMEDTKYLGYLIPKRTQVFVNAWAIGRDPAYWDDPLTFKPERFLNSSVEYKGQHFELIPFGSGRRICVGFPLAHRVVHLTLSTLVQAFDWDLGAGVKPEDIDIDEKLGLTLRKKNPLKLIPKKRLRV; encoded by the exons ATGGAGTCCCGGACTCTGAAGTCACTACTAGTAAATCCGGTGGGCGTTGCCGTCTCCAGTGGTCTTCTTCTCGTGGTGCTCTTCGCCTTTAGCTTAATCAAACGGAGGTTAGGTAGTCCTGATAAGAGGAGGCCACCAGGTCCACCGGGATGGCCAATTTTCGGAAACATGTTCGACCTTGGGGAGCTGCCGCACCAAACGATGTACAGGTGGAAAAACAAGTACGGACCCGTGATGTGGCTGCAGCTGGGATCGATCAACACCATGGTCGTCCAAAATGCTACAGCCGCAGCCGAACTATTCAAGAAGCACGACGTCCCATTTGCTGACCGCAAGGTGCCCGATACCCTCACGGCCTTCGACTTCAACCAAGGCACCTTGGGGATGAACACCTTTGGCGGGCACTGGCGGGTGCTCAGACGCCTCTGCTCCACCGAGTTTCTGGTGAACAAGAGGATGAACGAGACCACTGACCTGAGGAACAGACTCGAGAGAAACATGGTAGCCTGGATTGAGGACGAGCATAGGACCTCCAAGGCTCAGGGGGGAGACGGCAACGTGCAGCTCAGCCGCTTGCTTTTTCTCTTGGCGTTCAACCTGATGGGCAACCTCATGCTGTCCAAGGATTTGTTGGACAACAGAAATCCCGAAAGTCGGGAGTTTTTTGAATCCATGAACGAGATCCTGTCCTTAGCCGGGACTCCTAACATTTCAGATTTTCTACCATTCTTGAAAAAGCTTGACCCATTGGGGATGAAGCGGAGAATGATAGCCCACATGACAAGAACCTTCAGGATTTCTTCCAGATTTGTCCAGGAAAGGCTTGACAACAGAAAAGCCGGCAAGTTCAACGAGAAGAAAGACTTCTTGGATGTCCTGTTGGAGTACCAGGGGGATGGTAAAGATGGTCCTGCTACATTCTCGGAGAAGCATATCAACGATGTTATCATG GAAATGTTTTTTGCGGGTTCAGAAACTACAAGCATCAGCATAGAATGGGGTTTCGCAGAGTTGCTTCGCCACCCTCACGCGTTCCAAAAGCTCAGGGAGGAGATTGATAGAGTTGTGGGAGTAGACAGATTGGTGCAGGAGAGTGACATGGAGAACCTGCCGTATTTGCAGGCCGTCGTGAAAGAAACCTTCAGACTGCACCCTGCACTGCCTCTGCTCCTACCAAGAAATACCATGGAAGACACCAAGTACCTGGGATATCTGATTCCCAAACGCACGCAAGTCTTCGTGAACGCTTGGGCAATAGGAAGGGATCCAGCATACTGGGATGACCCCTTGACCTTCAAGCCTGAGAGGTTCCTGAATTCCAGTGTTGAATACAAAGGGCAGCATTTTGAGCTGATACCGTTTGGATCTGGAAGGAGAATCTGCGTCGGTTTTCCTTTGGCCCACCGCGTGGTTCACCTCACTTTGTCCACTTTGGTGCAAGCCTTTGACTGGGATCTGGGAGCTGGTGTCAAACCTGAAGACATTGACATAGACGAGAAGCTGGGATTGACGCTGAGGAAGAAGAATCCTCTCAAACTAATTCCAAAGAAGCGTCTCCGCGTTTGA
- the LOC113773438 gene encoding cytochrome P450 76A1-like: protein MELKKLIVTLFFVVATMGIWKRDLGCKETFIAGTETTSGTMEWAMVELLSNPSVMSTLKDELNEVVGGGKKFQEANIDKLKYLQAVVNETLRLHPPIPLLVPRKATQDTNFMGYNVPKGTQLFVNVWAIGRDPECCEIPDTFRPERFLNSNIDFKGNHFELIPFGAGRRMCAGVPLAYRMLHLVLGSLVHEFDWDVHNSVADDLRDTKERMGVVAKRLGR, encoded by the exons ATGGAGCTCAAAAAGCTCATTGTAACCCTCTTCTTTGTCGTGGCCACCATGGGTATTTGGAAGCGGGATTTAGGCTGCAAG GAAACATTCATAGCTGGTACAGAAACAACAAGCGGCACAATGGAATGGGCCATGGTTGAGCTCTTGAGCAATCCCTCGGTCATGTCTACGCTCAAAGACGAGCTTAACGAGGTTGTTGGAGGAGGTAAAAAATTCCAAGAGGCCAACATTGATAAACTCAAGTATTTGCAGGCGGTGGTGAACGAAACCCTTCGGTTGCATCCTCCAATTCCGCTCTTGGTTCCTCGAAAAGCAACTCAGGACACCAATTTCATGGGGTACAACGTACCCAAAGGCACCCAACTGTTTGTCAATGTTTGGGCAATCGGAAGAGATCCCGAGTGCTGCGAAATTCCAGACACTTTCAGGCCTGAAAGGTTTCTGAACTCAAATATTGACTTCAAAGGGAACCATTTCGAGTTGATACCGTTTGGTGCGGGCCGAAGGATGTGTGCTGGCGTTCCACTAGCTTATCGCATGCTCCACCTCGTTCTGGGCTCTTTGGTGCACGAATTTGACTGGGATGTTCACAATAGCGTCGCTGATGACCTTAGGGACACAAAAGAGAGGATGGGGGTCGTGGCAAAAAGACTCGGCCGTTGA